AGGATCCACACCATCATTAACAACTTCTTTAATTTCACGAACAGTTTCATTAATAGCTGATTGACCTGCTCCTGAAACAGCTTGATAGGTTGAAACAATAACACGACTTAATCCCCATTTTTGACGAATAGGTTCCAAGGCTACCATCATTTGAATCGTTGAGCAGTTAGGACAAGCAATAATCCCATTATGAGCATCCATAGCATAAGCATTGACTTCAGGAACAACCAAAGGCACATCTGGATTTTGACGAAAATGAGAGGTATTATCAACAACGACTGCACCAGCTTTGACTGCATAGGGAGCAAATTTTGCCGAAACAGAACCGCCAGCTGAAAAAAGCGCAATATCAACACCTTCAAAGGAATCTTTCGTAGTTAATTCAACCGTGACATCTTGATCTTTATATTGCAAAACTTTACCTGCAGAACGTGAAGATGACAAAAGCCGTACCTTATCAACTGGAAGTGTCGATTGTTCCAATTGTTGAATCATACGAGTTCCAACGGCGCCTGTAGCACCAACGATAGCAACTGTGTAGCCCATAGTTTACCTCTTTATTCTAATTCATTCTAATAATAGACATTATACTACTTTTTATACAAAAAAAAAAGTCCATAAACTATTGAATTCAATAAAAAAGCCCTTGTTATTACAAGGGAAAAGGCACTTTTGATTAAGTGTGGCAAGCAGGTTCACACAACTTGCCAAGATCTGCTCCTGCATTATGATCTCCTTAGCGTATGTGGTATAAACCACAATCGACTCATCGCATAGTTTTAGTATAACACAAATCGTCTGAATTGCCAAGCCATCAAAAAAATTGAACATCACAAGAGGGGGGCTACCAACTTAACAACCAAACCAATTAATTTTGTCGAAATTTTTTCTTTTTGTAAAGTTGATCGTGTTACTCGTCTTGATTGTTTTAAAGTTTCTTTAAAATCGGCTTTAATATCAACAAGACAATCCGTCTGATACATATAAGTCGCACATTCAAAATGATGATAAAGACTACGATAATCTAAGTTTATTGTCCCTACTACTGCTTTTATATCATCAGCTATAAAAACTTTAGCATGTACAAATCCTGGCGTGAATTCATAAATCTTGACTCCCGCATCAAGAAGAGCAGGAAAATAGCGCTTAGCTAAGGCAAAGGGAACCTTCTTATCAGGAATACCTGGCATAATAATTTTAACATCAACACCACGTTCAGCAGCAAATTGTAAAGCATGCTCCATTTCACTATCTAAAATTAAATAAGGCGTCATAATGTAAACATAATCCCGCGCTTGATTGAGGATATCAATGTAAACATTTTCACCTACTTTTTCATGGTCAAGCGGTGAATCACTGTAGGGAATGACATAACCATTAGCAACAATCTCATGAAAATTTTGGGTTAAATAAGGTGCAAATTCATAATCTTTATTGGTAGTAGACCACATTTGTAAAAACATTAAAGTAAAAGAAGCGACACCTTCACCTTCCAGCATAACAGCAGTATCTTTCCAATAACCAAATCGTTCAATTTGATTGATATATTCATCCGCAAGATTAATCCCCCCATTAAAAGCGACCTTATTATCAATAACTAAAATTTTACGATGGTCTCGGTAATTGTAATAGGTAGACACAAATGGAGTTATGGGTGAAAAAACCTTGGCTTTTATCCCAATTTTTTCCAGTCTTTTAGCATAGTCAAAAGAAAGCGTTGATAATTCTAACATGCCATCATACATCACCCTAACTTCTACTCCTTCTTGAACTTTTTGTTCTAAAATAGAAAGAATTTCACCCCACATCAATCCTTCAGCTATAATGAAATATTCTAAAAAGATGAATTTTTCAGCTTTTAGCAACTGTTTTTTCATCTCTTCAAATTTAGATTGCCCATTCGGAAAGTACGTGACTTTGGTGTTTTTGTAAACAGGAAATCCTCCGCTTCTATGGAGATATTGGGCTAAATTATAAGTTCTAGCGTGACTTTCTTTTAGTTTATACAAAATACGTTGATCATACTGAAAATAAGGTTTAATAGCTTGTGTCGATTTTTTGATAAGCGATTTCAACTCACGATAACCCCAATCTTGCTTTGTATAGATTAAAAAAAGTGTTCCTAAAATAGGAAAAGGCAAAATAACCAAAAGCCAAGTAATAATCGAAAGCGTATCCATCTGACTATTCACAAGATAAAGAACAGCTCCTATCATTAAGACAATTCCTAAAATTTCAAGATGAAGTCTATAGTGATTAAACCAGAGAAAGGTTGATAACAAAAGAAAAACTTGAACAAGAAGTAAAACAACAATAATCGTGGCACGACTAAATATTCCTCTTAAAATACC
This region of Streptococcus mutans genomic DNA includes:
- a CDS encoding aspartate-semialdehyde dehydrogenase translates to MGYTVAIVGATGAVGTRMIQQLEQSTLPVDKVRLLSSSRSAGKVLQYKDQDVTVELTTKDSFEGVDIALFSAGGSVSAKFAPYAVKAGAVVVDNTSHFRQNPDVPLVVPEVNAYAMDAHNGIIACPNCSTIQMMVALEPIRQKWGLSRVIVSTYQAVSGAGQSAINETVREIKEVVNDGVDPKAVHADILPSGGDKKHYPIAFNALAQIDVFTDNDYTYEEMKMTNETKKIMEEPELPVSATCVRVPILFSHSEAVYIETKDVAPIEEVKAAIAAFPGAVLEDDIKHQIYPQAANAVGSRETFVGRIRKDLDIENGIHMWVVSDNLLKGAAWNSVQIAESLHERGLVRSTSELKFELK
- a CDS encoding aspartate-semialdehyde dehydrogenase leader peptide, which gives rise to MQEQILASCVNLLATLNQKCLFPCNNKGFFIEFNSLWTFFFV
- the cls gene encoding cardiolipin synthase, whose translation is MKKSKRGILRGIFSRATIIVVLLLVQVFLLLSTFLWFNHYRLHLEILGIVLMIGAVLYLVNSQMDTLSIITWLLVILPFPILGTLFLIYTKQDWGYRELKSLIKKSTQAIKPYFQYDQRILYKLKESHARTYNLAQYLHRSGGFPVYKNTKVTYFPNGQSKFEEMKKQLLKAEKFIFLEYFIIAEGLMWGEILSILEQKVQEGVEVRVMYDGMLELSTLSFDYAKRLEKIGIKAKVFSPITPFVSTYYNYRDHRKILVIDNKVAFNGGINLADEYINQIERFGYWKDTAVMLEGEGVASFTLMFLQMWSTTNKDYEFAPYLTQNFHEIVANGYVIPYSDSPLDHEKVGENVYIDILNQARDYVYIMTPYLILDSEMEHALQFAAERGVDVKIIMPGIPDKKVPFALAKRYFPALLDAGVKIYEFTPGFVHAKVFIADDIKAVVGTINLDYRSLYHHFECATYMYQTDCLVDIKADFKETLKQSRRVTRSTLQKEKISTKLIGLVVKLVAPLL